The following are from one region of the Petrotoga mobilis SJ95 genome:
- a CDS encoding TetR/AcrR family transcriptional regulator produces MRRNSLEKKNKEGKLNLIMNVAEKIFVEKGYEKATMTEIAKKANLAKGTLYLYFSSKKDLYFTSVERALSALLRSIIEKFSSCKNGFEKVVSMGETYVSFSLEYVDYYKLILNYETLEVRFDDKDPHVKKAYEKSEEIFKLLVSSVEEGIKDGSIDERLEPIKIAMVLWSEITGMVQQASLRETLYKKWAGLKPQQIYEYYIEVTKKMLASSS; encoded by the coding sequence ATGAGGCGAAATAGTTTGGAGAAGAAAAATAAAGAGGGAAAATTGAATTTAATAATGAATGTAGCAGAAAAAATTTTTGTTGAAAAAGGTTATGAGAAAGCTACAATGACCGAAATTGCAAAGAAAGCTAATCTTGCAAAAGGGACGTTGTATTTGTACTTTTCAAGCAAAAAAGATCTATATTTTACCTCTGTTGAAAGAGCGTTATCTGCTTTGCTCAGGTCTATTATTGAAAAATTTTCCTCTTGTAAAAACGGTTTTGAAAAGGTTGTATCAATGGGAGAAACATACGTATCATTCAGCCTTGAATATGTTGATTATTATAAGTTGATATTGAATTATGAAACCTTGGAAGTTCGTTTCGATGACAAAGATCCCCATGTGAAGAAGGCATATGAAAAGAGTGAAGAGATTTTTAAGTTGTTAGTTAGTTCCGTTGAAGAAGGGATAAAAGATGGTTCAATAGACGAAAGATTAGAGCCTATAAAGATCGCAATGGTTTTGTGGAGTGAGATAACAGGAATGGTTCAGCAAGCAAGTCTTCGAGAGACATTGTACAAAAAATGGGCGGGGTTGAAACCTCAACAAATATATGAGTATTACATAGAAGTAACAAAAAAGATGTTGGCTTCTTCATCATAA
- a CDS encoding NHL repeat-containing protein — MKMIIEKRMLLFVLLFMFTAFGVSSLFANETKEDMFMNISPSKTMSLTLAVDNPSPITDAFSFYDNKFYVYSDPDNLLVENFIEIYSVIKPDNYAPHSVAHTFPKEEYQDYELSNLIFVKLGWIPGEGSEYFVGYSEKIKEVVVFSLEGDLVNTIDVGIDSKNDLLLSSPTNFGFIQNGSLKKEDFWLIDKKKNEIIRMTISGEILSSFPATSGIKYEGIDAQQFEAALTFERSLFVRDSSNHIFQYVYPQGFFKAIFVEELKDDEIISFAIDSLGNIFILYHSTSDNKLKMAVLVEEDDGKYSAKIFHEEPFTEKPIKLLAHRGFLILVTKENYQIYQTLPIIEKLKDE, encoded by the coding sequence ATGAAAATGATTATTGAAAAGAGGATGTTGTTATTTGTTCTTTTATTCATGTTTACCGCTTTTGGTGTTAGCAGTTTATTTGCTAACGAAACAAAGGAAGATATGTTTATGAATATTTCTCCATCTAAAACTATGTCTCTTACTTTAGCTGTTGATAATCCTTCTCCAATTACTGATGCATTTTCTTTTTATGATAATAAGTTTTATGTTTACTCAGATCCAGATAACCTCCTTGTGGAAAATTTTATCGAAATCTACTCAGTTATCAAACCTGATAATTATGCACCACACAGTGTTGCTCACACATTTCCGAAAGAAGAATATCAAGATTACGAATTAAGTAACTTAATCTTTGTAAAATTAGGATGGATACCAGGTGAAGGTTCAGAGTACTTTGTTGGTTATTCGGAAAAAATAAAGGAAGTAGTTGTTTTCTCTTTAGAAGGTGATTTAGTCAATACAATAGACGTAGGAATTGATTCAAAAAATGACTTATTACTTTCGTCGCCTACTAATTTTGGATTTATTCAAAATGGATCTTTAAAGAAAGAAGATTTTTGGCTTATCGATAAAAAGAAAAATGAAATTATCAGGATGACGATCTCAGGTGAGATTCTTTCTTCATTTCCTGCAACGTCAGGAATAAAATACGAGGGTATAGATGCCCAACAATTTGAAGCAGCCTTAACTTTTGAAAGAAGTTTATTTGTTAGAGATTCTTCAAACCATATTTTTCAATACGTTTACCCCCAAGGATTTTTTAAGGCAATATTTGTAGAAGAATTGAAAGATGATGAGATTATCAGTTTTGCTATCGATTCATTAGGAAATATCTTCATACTTTACCATTCTACATCAGACAACAAGCTCAAAATGGCTGTACTTGTTGAAGAAGATGATGGGAAATATTCAGCTAAAATATTTCACGAGGAACCATTTACAGAGAAACCGATAAAATTGTTGGCGCACAGAGGATTTTTAATATTAGTTACTAAAGAAAACTATCAGATATATCAAACTTTACCGATAATAGAAAAACTAAAAGATGAATAA
- a CDS encoding IS110 family RNA-guided transposase: protein MYFVGIDISKNSFHYYISDSGRTKIDSGKFKQNMSGFTTFDKILKKFNKREIIIGMESTSIYHQHLFSYLLKHDYDVHIINPLLLKEFRKSETLRHSKNDNIDSKLISIWLKEKYPDNIPSSKEIDNFTQYSREIINLSEEISRVKNEIKRYVYLLFPELESFQSNIFIKSLMNLLYNFPSARKIATTNKKQLIDAMKIDNQLYFDENKLDQIIELSKNSIASGNDAHELALQKRIELLFKLESDQKLFKEKLKETLNNSSNDVIKNQVELIQSLDGFNETALNIVAETGDINRFYSASALVAFVGIDPRTEESGQMKKGWFINRKGNRYLRKAVYIAAIVAIQNNEYFKNYYMKLRTRGKSHTVAVLAVAGKLLRIIYSLVKSGKKYDSDYHYKLQNQELRAHGNYTAKKLKRKREIVT, encoded by the coding sequence ATGTATTTTGTAGGTATTGATATTTCTAAAAACTCTTTTCATTACTACATCTCCGATTCAGGTAGGACCAAAATCGATAGTGGTAAATTCAAACAGAATATGAGTGGTTTCACCACTTTCGACAAAATTCTTAAAAAGTTCAACAAAAGAGAGATTATAATTGGTATGGAATCCACTTCTATTTACCATCAACATTTGTTTTCTTATTTACTTAAACACGATTATGATGTCCATATCATTAATCCCCTTTTGTTGAAAGAATTCAGAAAAAGTGAAACTCTTCGCCATTCTAAAAACGACAACATTGATTCCAAGCTGATCTCCATTTGGCTGAAAGAAAAGTATCCAGACAACATCCCTTCTTCTAAGGAGATAGATAATTTCACTCAATACTCTCGCGAGATCATTAACCTTTCTGAGGAGATTTCAAGGGTTAAGAATGAAATCAAACGTTATGTCTACCTTTTGTTCCCTGAATTGGAATCTTTTCAATCTAATATCTTTATCAAGAGTTTAATGAATTTATTGTATAACTTCCCTTCTGCAAGGAAGATCGCTACAACCAACAAAAAACAGCTTATTGATGCGATGAAGATAGATAATCAATTGTATTTCGATGAAAATAAGTTGGACCAAATCATTGAACTTTCTAAAAATTCAATAGCAAGTGGCAACGATGCGCATGAGTTAGCTCTTCAAAAAAGAATAGAATTGTTGTTCAAACTTGAATCAGATCAAAAGCTCTTCAAAGAAAAATTGAAAGAAACTTTGAACAATTCATCAAACGATGTAATTAAAAACCAGGTAGAATTAATACAATCTCTTGATGGTTTCAATGAAACAGCTTTAAATATTGTAGCAGAAACAGGAGATATTAACCGATTCTATTCTGCTTCTGCCCTGGTGGCTTTCGTTGGCATCGATCCTCGTACAGAGGAATCAGGTCAAATGAAAAAAGGCTGGTTCATCAATAGAAAAGGTAACAGATACCTAAGAAAAGCTGTTTACATCGCTGCCATCGTTGCTATTCAAAACAATGAATACTTCAAGAATTATTACATGAAACTACGTACTCGAGGTAAATCACATACTGTTGCTGTGTTAGCCGTAGCGGGAAAATTGTTGAGAATAATATATTCACTGGTAAAGAGTGGGAAAAAATATGATTCTGACTATCATTACAAATTACAAAATCAAGAACTGAGAGCTCATGGCAATTATACAGCAAAAAAATTAAAAAGGAAAAGAGAAATAGTAACCTGA